From the genome of Paenibacillus sp., one region includes:
- a CDS encoding beta-galactosidase: MNKTELPQLPYGSVYFRKSNPPEADWERDYAQAQADGMNMFRHWFLWGAIETAPDRYDWDDYDRQLDLAARNGIKTIIAEMITSVPEWMAAAHPDAVYRRSDGTRLRSQMGVSSATGGFGSGTSGLLCLDHPVARERAGRFLTALAERYKDHPSVVGYDVWNECNYAADICYCEHTKERFRAWLERKYGDLAALNRSWRRYSYTAWEQIEPPVTLAPYPECADWLHFKREHFYEQMQWRIDLLRKVDSRSWITAHGIAGSVNQLALAGADDWEAASRVDLYGFTWVASRKGNEPWKQWHAVDLVRSASRGKPFWHAEAQGGPLWLQPQVVGRTEEDGRIADPEDLRVWQMISFAGGARGLLFPRWRPLLDGPLFGAFGPYGMDGAPTKRSETASKIAKWANAPARKELWESAPVKGEIGILLLPDSQVFDALLNAESRDEHYSHAAWGAYQAFFDGNVQADWIRLEQIDDYQTVYLPYPIMMTEAAAETLSAWVHRGGTLISEGCPAYFGEGGRVGTMQPNYGLTELFGAVETDVQFMPDRFRELTFGWNGNRVYGGVYKQTFRPTTGRTVGRYGNGCPAVIENSWGAGRTLLIGTFPSAAYYHGKQGTNATFFANVLEWAGVVPTLRIAGSGSLQARMSSHPSGDMALWIVNSGRTPADAEIQVTLRNEQRRWSLSRMHWGSGEHCEQRGDALRVHVPARDALVVWLTMNEGVNDDPGADADG, translated from the coding sequence ATGAACAAAACCGAGCTCCCGCAGCTTCCGTACGGCAGCGTCTACTTTCGAAAATCTAATCCGCCGGAAGCGGATTGGGAAAGGGATTATGCGCAGGCTCAGGCCGACGGGATGAACATGTTCCGCCATTGGTTCTTATGGGGGGCGATTGAAACCGCCCCGGACCGATACGATTGGGACGATTACGATCGTCAGTTGGATTTGGCGGCTAGGAACGGAATCAAGACCATTATCGCGGAAATGATTACGTCGGTCCCGGAATGGATGGCCGCGGCCCATCCGGACGCCGTCTACCGACGGAGCGACGGAACCCGACTTCGGAGCCAGATGGGGGTGAGTTCGGCGACCGGCGGGTTCGGCAGCGGTACCTCAGGCCTGCTGTGCTTAGATCATCCCGTTGCAAGGGAACGAGCCGGTCGATTCCTCACAGCCCTTGCCGAGAGGTATAAGGATCACCCTTCCGTCGTCGGCTACGATGTTTGGAACGAATGCAATTACGCGGCCGACATTTGCTATTGCGAGCATACGAAGGAACGGTTCCGCGCGTGGTTGGAGCGAAAATACGGAGATCTTGCCGCGTTAAACCGCTCCTGGCGGCGCTACAGCTATACGGCGTGGGAACAAATCGAGCCGCCGGTTACCCTTGCGCCTTATCCGGAGTGTGCGGACTGGCTGCATTTTAAGAGGGAACATTTTTACGAACAGATGCAGTGGAGAATTGATCTCCTTCGCAAGGTCGATTCCCGGAGCTGGATCACGGCGCATGGCATTGCCGGAAGCGTCAATCAGCTTGCGCTCGCCGGGGCGGACGATTGGGAGGCGGCGTCGCGAGTTGATCTCTACGGCTTTACATGGGTCGCCTCCCGCAAGGGCAACGAACCATGGAAGCAGTGGCACGCGGTGGATCTCGTTCGCTCCGCCTCGCGCGGGAAGCCGTTCTGGCACGCCGAGGCGCAGGGAGGACCCCTATGGCTTCAGCCGCAAGTCGTCGGTCGGACGGAGGAGGACGGGAGAATCGCCGACCCGGAGGATCTTCGGGTATGGCAGATGATTTCTTTCGCCGGGGGCGCAAGAGGGTTGCTGTTCCCGAGATGGAGGCCGCTCCTCGACGGACCGCTCTTCGGCGCCTTCGGCCCGTACGGTATGGACGGCGCGCCGACGAAGCGTTCCGAGACGGCTTCGAAGATCGCGAAGTGGGCGAATGCGCCGGCGCGGAAGGAGCTGTGGGAATCGGCGCCCGTCAAGGGCGAGATCGGGATTCTACTGCTGCCGGATTCGCAGGTATTCGACGCGCTGCTGAACGCCGAGAGCCGAGACGAGCATTATAGCCACGCCGCATGGGGCGCCTACCAAGCGTTCTTCGACGGCAATGTGCAGGCGGATTGGATTCGCTTGGAGCAAATAGACGACTACCAGACGGTCTATCTCCCGTATCCGATCATGATGACGGAAGCTGCCGCGGAGACGTTATCGGCATGGGTGCACCGAGGCGGCACGCTGATCAGCGAAGGGTGCCCGGCGTATTTCGGCGAAGGCGGCCGCGTCGGTACGATGCAACCGAATTACGGATTAACCGAACTTTTCGGAGCGGTGGAAACGGACGTTCAGTTCATGCCGGACCGGTTCCGCGAATTGACCTTCGGCTGGAACGGCAACCGCGTTTATGGCGGCGTTTACAAACAGACGTTCCGCCCGACGACCGGCCGCACGGTGGGACGTTACGGCAACGGCTGCCCGGCGGTAATCGAGAACAGCTGGGGGGCAGGACGGACGCTGTTGATCGGCACGTTCCCTTCAGCGGCGTACTACCACGGAAAGCAAGGTACGAACGCAACCTTCTTCGCGAACGTGTTGGAATGGGCCGGCGTTGTGCCAACGCTGAGAATAGCGGGCAGCGGCTCGCTTCAGGCGAGAATGTCCTCCCACCCAAGCGGCGATATGGCGCTATGGATCGTCAATAGCGGCAGAACGCCGGCCGACGCCGAAATCCAAGTGACGCTCCGGAACGAGCAAAGACGATGGAGCTTGTCCAGAATGCATTGGGGGAGCGGGGAGCACTGCGAGCAGCGCGGCGACGCGCTTCGCGTCCATGTACCGGCGCGAGATGCGTTGGTCGTTTGGCTGACGATGAACGAGGGCGTAAACGATGACCCTGGAGCGGACGCAGATGGGTAA